One region of Candidatus Bathyarchaeota archaeon genomic DNA includes:
- the gatE gene encoding Glu-tRNA(Gln) amidotransferase subunit GatE, which produces MTIDYKKIGLKVGLEIHQQLNTEKKLFCSCKTELFKEEPEITFLRRLRPTQSELGQIDPAAFFEFQKGVKILYEANKDTACLVEMDEEPPHNLNREALETALIISLMLESKPVDEIHVMRKTVIDGSNTTGFQRTCVVAFNGKVETKEKTVPIQHMSLEEDAARKMGKNSIIVKYRIDRLCIPLVEVATAPVIYTPQEAEEVALAIGRILRATGKVKRGLGTIRQDLNVSIRDGALVEIKGVQELELVSLVVENEVQRQLNLLKIKEELTKRGVKEKDVKNVFVNVTHVFAKTKCKVIRAALERGKQVLAVKLQKFENLLKKELTPDVRLGTEMADRARFWGRVGGIFHTDELPAYGITAEEVDTLKHVMNAEQGDAVVFVADVLGNASDALKAVNERAKEALKKVPQETRAAKPDGSTRYMRPRPGAARMYPETDVPPIQISRGYVESLRKCLPELPERKMQRLMQDYGLNEKLSKQVLDSEFSQLFEEAVSNGRVSPTMVAVVLTEMLKALRRENAEIGKVSDEQFLELFRLVGLGEVAKEAVSDIIVWLSKHEDADVAGAVDALGLGMLSRSKLEKIVNSLIEENRSLLVERGEKAFGVLMGLVMRRVRGRAKAEFVSKLVKRKLKNFKK; this is translated from the coding sequence GTGACTATAGATTATAAGAAAATAGGCTTAAAAGTAGGCTTAGAAATACACCAGCAATTAAACACCGAAAAGAAACTCTTTTGCAGTTGCAAGACAGAGCTTTTCAAGGAAGAACCAGAAATCACCTTCTTACGTAGACTGCGCCCAACACAAAGCGAGCTAGGACAAATTGACCCCGCTGCTTTTTTCGAGTTTCAAAAAGGCGTCAAAATACTATACGAAGCTAATAAAGACACGGCGTGTTTGGTGGAGATGGATGAAGAACCGCCTCATAATTTAAATCGCGAAGCGTTAGAAACAGCGCTTATCATTTCGCTTATGCTGGAGTCTAAGCCTGTTGACGAAATTCATGTCATGCGAAAAACAGTCATCGATGGCTCAAACACCACGGGCTTCCAGCGCACTTGTGTAGTAGCTTTTAACGGTAAAGTTGAAACCAAGGAGAAGACCGTTCCAATTCAACATATGAGTCTCGAAGAAGACGCAGCTCGAAAAATGGGCAAAAACAGCATCATTGTCAAATATCGTATTGATCGCCTTTGCATTCCCCTTGTGGAGGTTGCAACCGCTCCAGTTATCTATACGCCACAAGAAGCAGAAGAGGTTGCTTTGGCTATTGGGCGGATTCTGCGAGCAACAGGCAAGGTGAAAAGGGGCTTAGGCACCATACGGCAAGACTTGAACGTTTCAATTCGTGATGGTGCTCTCGTGGAGATTAAGGGAGTGCAGGAGCTTGAGCTTGTTTCTTTAGTTGTTGAGAACGAGGTTCAGCGGCAGCTTAATCTCCTAAAAATAAAAGAAGAGTTAACGAAACGAGGCGTTAAAGAAAAAGACGTTAAAAACGTGTTTGTGAACGTTACACATGTTTTTGCAAAGACTAAGTGCAAGGTTATTCGTGCTGCTCTAGAACGAGGCAAGCAAGTTCTCGCTGTCAAATTACAGAAATTTGAAAATCTCTTGAAGAAGGAATTAACGCCTGATGTTAGGTTGGGCACTGAGATGGCGGATAGAGCTCGGTTTTGGGGGCGTGTCGGCGGCATCTTTCACACAGACGAGTTGCCTGCCTACGGAATCACTGCAGAAGAGGTTGACACGTTGAAGCACGTTATGAATGCAGAGCAGGGCGATGCTGTGGTTTTTGTTGCGGACGTTTTGGGAAATGCGTCTGATGCTTTAAAAGCGGTGAACGAACGGGCAAAAGAAGCTTTGAAGAAGGTACCGCAGGAAACTCGCGCTGCAAAACCAGACGGGTCAACTCGTTATATGCGGCCTAGACCTGGCGCTGCTCGCATGTATCCTGAAACTGATGTGCCTCCCATCCAGATTTCACGGGGCTATGTTGAAAGTTTGCGTAAGTGTTTGCCTGAGTTGCCAGAGAGGAAGATGCAGCGTCTGATGCAGGATTATGGGTTGAACGAGAAGTTGTCGAAGCAAGTTCTTGATTCTGAGTTTAGCCAACTTTTCGAAGAGGCTGTTAGTAATGGTAGAGTTTCGCCTACGATGGTTGCTGTTGTTTTGACTGAGATGTTGAAGGCTTTGAGACGTGAAAATGCGGAAATTGGAAAAGTGTCTGATGAGCAGTTTTTGGAGTTGTTCCGTTTGGTGGGTTTGGGAGAGGTTGCGAAGGAGGCGGTTTCGGATATAATTGTTTGGTTGTCGAAGCACGAGGATGCAGATGTGGCGGGGGCGGTTGATGCTCTTGGTTTGGGTATGCTTTCGCGAAGTAAACTTGAAAAAATTGTTAACAGCTTAATTGAAGAGAATCGAAGTCTTTTGGTAGAGCGTGGGGAGAAGGCTTTTGGTGTTCTTATGGGTTTGGTGATGAGGCGGGTGAGAGGAAGAGCAAAAGCTGAGTTTGTAAGTAAGCTAGTGAAGAGGAAACTTAAAAATTTCAAGAAATAG
- a CDS encoding 30S ribosomal protein S30e, translated as MPTHGSLSKAGKVRSQTPKIQPTPKKSAVPRRRARRNYEKRIILQRKAGQNWGKRRY; from the coding sequence ATGCCAACTCACGGGTCGCTTTCAAAAGCGGGTAAAGTGCGTAGTCAAACCCCTAAAATACAGCCCACTCCCAAGAAAAGTGCTGTTCCCCGAAGGCGAGCAAGACGAAACTATGAAAAACGTATAATTCTGCAACGAAAAGCTGGGCAGAATTGGGGAAAAAGGCGTTACTGA
- the arsM gene encoding arsenite methyltransferase, protein MKADHNEKEIKDFVKKRYSKLAKRGCSCSGNVPTCCTDVKGSYAQKIGYKDEELKDLPDTVLSTVAGCGNPTALADLKEGETVLDLGSGGGIDAFLAAKKVGAAGKVIGVDMTEDMIKLANENKKKMNTKNVEFRLSEIEDLTVEDNSVDVIISNCVINLSPNKDKVFKEVFRVLKPGGRMLVSDIVTQGELPDEIRKDPEMWAGCIAGALEEEEYLQKISNAGFRNIHLVSKQDFMGLASSIKVKANKPLN, encoded by the coding sequence TTGAAAGCAGATCACAATGAGAAGGAAATCAAAGATTTCGTTAAAAAGCGCTACTCAAAACTAGCAAAAAGAGGGTGCTCCTGTAGCGGAAACGTGCCAACATGTTGTACAGATGTGAAAGGCAGTTATGCTCAAAAGATCGGATATAAAGATGAAGAGCTAAAAGATTTGCCAGACACCGTACTCAGCACTGTGGCAGGCTGCGGAAATCCAACAGCGCTTGCCGATCTTAAGGAAGGGGAAACGGTTTTAGACCTTGGCTCCGGAGGAGGCATCGATGCTTTCCTTGCAGCAAAGAAAGTTGGCGCCGCTGGAAAAGTTATTGGAGTGGACATGACAGAAGACATGATAAAGCTCGCAAACGAAAACAAGAAAAAAATGAACACAAAAAACGTGGAATTCCGCTTAAGCGAAATCGAGGATCTGACAGTTGAAGACAACTCGGTTGACGTTATAATCAGCAACTGTGTAATCAACCTTTCACCAAACAAGGATAAGGTCTTCAAGGAAGTCTTTAGAGTATTAAAGCCGGGGGGACGGATGCTAGTCTCTGATATAGTAACACAAGGCGAATTACCCGATGAAATTCGCAAAGACCCTGAAATGTGGGCGGGATGTATAGCCGGCGCGTTAGAGGAAGAAGAATATCTTCAAAAAATTAGTAATGCCGGTTTCAGGAACATTCACTTAGTGTCAAAACAAGATTTTATGGGCCTTGCCAGTAGCATTAAAGTCAAAGCCAATAAACCGCTCAATTAA
- a CDS encoding winged helix-turn-helix transcriptional regulator, which produces MGKLDRPVLEILQNSPEPLTLAEIAQKLDKPEKTIFRTLKRLFEKGKINTRGRQYTIAKE; this is translated from the coding sequence TTGGGTAAGCTTGACAGACCCGTCCTAGAAATCTTACAAAACTCGCCGGAACCTCTAACTTTAGCTGAAATTGCCCAAAAACTCGATAAACCAGAAAAAACCATCTTTAGAACCCTGAAAAGACTTTTCGAAAAAGGCAAAATAAACACCAGAGGGCGTCAATACACAATTGCAAAAGAATAA
- a CDS encoding DUF47 family protein, whose protein sequence is MVLPVETEERVKRRALSVCQDHLRKVLEITRKVPQMVDCFAADDKDTARQVFAEIRKTEEEVDKARRIVSKELAQIGAILINREDFLRFTNLASEISDFCEGLAFWLLSIMERGWKVPKDIKRDLVKLAEATLDTVIKLRETAITLSYGSEKTLEKAREVETAERVVDDIYRELEIKIINSNLEIQAMLLLRDITQLLENAADKAEDASDAARILSFAI, encoded by the coding sequence TTGGTTCTTCCGGTTGAAACAGAAGAGCGTGTAAAGCGAAGAGCACTTAGCGTTTGCCAAGATCATCTACGGAAGGTGCTGGAGATTACACGTAAAGTTCCCCAAATGGTTGACTGCTTCGCCGCCGACGACAAAGACACCGCGAGACAGGTTTTCGCCGAGATAAGAAAAACCGAAGAAGAAGTGGACAAAGCGAGACGAATTGTTTCTAAAGAACTTGCCCAAATAGGTGCCATACTTATAAACAGAGAAGATTTTCTACGCTTCACCAACTTAGCAAGCGAAATCTCAGATTTCTGCGAAGGTTTAGCGTTCTGGCTGCTTTCCATTATGGAACGCGGATGGAAGGTGCCGAAAGACATAAAGCGGGACCTCGTAAAGCTTGCAGAAGCCACACTGGACACTGTGATAAAACTTAGAGAAACCGCTATAACACTTTCTTACGGTTCTGAGAAGACTTTGGAGAAAGCCAGAGAGGTTGAAACTGCAGAACGTGTAGTAGACGATATCTACCGAGAGTTGGAAATCAAAATAATAAATAGCAATCTAGAGATTCAGGCAATGCTGCTTTTAAGAGACATAACGCAACTTCTTGAAAACGCAGCGGATAAGGCTGAGGATGCCTCGGACGCTGCACGTATATTGTCCTTCGCCATATAA
- a CDS encoding DUF362 domain-containing protein, which produces MVEVALVKGPREPKTVYEAVELVGGLEEIAEDYSRALIKVNFISTKTYETGVTTDPIVVEGLIHKALEVFDQVFVVESDASMTNANKACEITGVKEVCDKNEVVFLNLRREKDRVKLLIPNAETLKEIKVPRIVVDSAVINAAKLKTHSVTGVSLGMKNIFGLLPEKMKFKYHLKNMNKVVVDINAVLQPEFTIIDGFYALEGPGPTSGTPVKMNLLIAGKDVVAVDATACRVIGINPTEIYHIKRAYEKGFGEMDEAKISVVGSRINEVKRRFRRD; this is translated from the coding sequence ATGGTTGAAGTAGCTCTCGTCAAGGGTCCAAGAGAACCAAAAACAGTTTATGAAGCTGTTGAGCTTGTTGGCGGACTCGAGGAAATAGCAGAAGACTATAGTAGAGCTTTGATAAAGGTAAATTTTATTTCAACCAAAACTTACGAAACAGGCGTAACAACTGACCCTATAGTGGTAGAGGGTTTAATCCATAAAGCCTTAGAAGTTTTCGACCAAGTCTTTGTTGTAGAATCTGATGCTAGCATGACAAATGCAAATAAGGCCTGTGAAATCACAGGAGTGAAGGAAGTGTGCGACAAGAACGAAGTAGTATTTCTCAATTTGAGAAGAGAGAAAGACAGGGTTAAGTTGCTGATTCCAAACGCTGAGACGCTTAAGGAGATTAAAGTGCCGCGAATAGTTGTGGATTCAGCTGTAATTAATGCTGCAAAATTGAAAACCCACAGTGTTACAGGCGTGTCTCTCGGGATGAAGAACATATTCGGTCTCTTGCCAGAAAAGATGAAGTTCAAGTATCATCTCAAAAACATGAATAAAGTTGTGGTAGACATAAACGCGGTGTTACAACCAGAATTCACGATAATCGATGGATTTTATGCCCTTGAAGGGCCTGGTCCTACTTCTGGAACGCCAGTTAAGATGAATTTGTTGATCGCTGGCAAGGATGTAGTAGCAGTGGATGCAACTGCCTGTCGAGTGATAGGCATAAACCCCACCGAAATATATCACATCAAACGTGCATACGAAAAGGGCTTCGGTGAGATGGATGAAGCAAAAATAAGCGTGGTTGGCTCGAGAATAAACGAAGTTAAAAGACGGTTCAGAAGAGACTAG
- the gatD gene encoding Glu-tRNA(Gln) amidotransferase subunit GatD translates to MLKEARAEIGDIIRVLKDGETYEGVLIPRSESGDDKHIVIKLRNGYNVGIQVTHETKIEKIGTGAKPTFSTPPLPKQKSKLPRVTILSTGGTIASRVDYRTGGVRPALTANDLYSVVPELSDIAIIETEILSSVFSENITPKHWTKTAKHVANHIENGVAGVVVAHGTDTMGYTAAALSFALQDLPVPVILVGSQRSADRPSSDAATNLIGAVKAAANAPFAEVAVAMHDTVSDKAIVFHRGTKVRKCHTSRRDAFKSVNVEPLAELEDGKVRMLTEVYNERDSKRKLMVKTLFDKKVALAKFYPSMDAGIIDWYVDNGFKGIILEGTGLGHIGNYCFSAIKKAVSQNIIVGMTSQCIWGRVNMNVYDTGRDLQEIGVIPFGDMLPETALVKMMWVLGQTKDVEEAKKLLTKNIANEFSDRTVLEKSQRRKMIGDYRL, encoded by the coding sequence ATGTTGAAAGAAGCCAGAGCGGAAATTGGAGATATTATTCGTGTTTTGAAGGATGGAGAAACATATGAAGGTGTGCTTATTCCAAGGTCAGAATCTGGCGATGACAAACATATAGTGATTAAGCTGAGAAACGGCTACAACGTTGGAATCCAAGTAACTCACGAAACAAAGATTGAAAAAATCGGAACGGGAGCAAAACCTACGTTTTCAACGCCGCCTCTACCTAAACAAAAATCAAAACTTCCCAGAGTAACCATTCTCAGCACGGGAGGCACAATTGCAAGCAGAGTAGACTACAGAACAGGCGGAGTAAGACCCGCACTCACAGCAAACGACCTCTACAGCGTTGTCCCAGAACTTTCCGACATAGCCATAATAGAAACAGAAATCCTCTCCAGCGTATTCAGCGAAAACATAACGCCCAAACACTGGACAAAAACCGCAAAACACGTTGCCAACCACATTGAAAACGGCGTTGCCGGAGTGGTTGTGGCGCATGGAACTGACACAATGGGCTATACCGCAGCTGCGCTAAGCTTTGCACTACAAGACTTGCCCGTGCCAGTAATTCTAGTCGGCTCTCAACGCTCCGCTGACAGACCGAGCTCAGACGCCGCAACTAACCTAATTGGAGCCGTAAAAGCTGCAGCAAACGCGCCTTTTGCAGAAGTTGCTGTCGCCATGCATGATACAGTTTCTGACAAAGCGATTGTCTTTCATCGGGGAACCAAGGTGAGAAAGTGTCACACTAGCCGTCGTGATGCTTTCAAGTCTGTAAACGTGGAGCCGTTGGCTGAACTTGAAGATGGCAAAGTCAGAATGCTAACCGAAGTTTACAATGAACGAGACAGTAAACGAAAGTTGATGGTGAAAACCTTGTTCGACAAAAAAGTTGCCCTTGCAAAATTCTATCCCAGCATGGACGCAGGAATTATCGACTGGTATGTTGACAACGGTTTCAAAGGCATCATTTTAGAAGGAACAGGTTTGGGGCATATAGGTAACTACTGTTTCTCTGCCATAAAAAAAGCAGTTTCACAGAACATCATAGTCGGCATGACCTCCCAATGCATCTGGGGACGAGTAAACATGAACGTTTACGACACGGGTAGAGACCTTCAGGAAATCGGCGTAATCCCATTTGGAGATATGTTGCCTGAAACGGCGCTTGTAAAAATGATGTGGGTGTTGGGGCAAACAAAGGATGTTGAGGAAGCAAAGAAACTCCTCACAAAAAACATTGCCAACGAATTCTCAGACCGAACAGTTCTTGAAAAGAGCCAAAGGAGGAAGATGATTGGTGACTATAGATTATAA
- a CDS encoding amidohydrolase, with the protein MLYADLVLVNGNIVTMNSAQPKAQAVAIKNGKFVTVGTNRQILSYAEENTKRIDLKGKTVVPGFVDAHVHGASLGRVLSQINLRNVKSIKEIQRKVKQWTKKTAVGKWIIGRGWDQDKLIEHRYPSRFDLDQAAPRHPVFLLRVCGHLGVVNSKAMRLAGITEQTEPPEGGCIDKDPKTGELNGILQENARNLIYKVLPESSEKNLTSICLLACQRMVEEGITTAHWIISSASELHVLQKLNSRNMLPLRIYVLIPVEFLDNLVELGLSTGFGGDKIKVGSIKILADGSLGARTAALKQPYNDTPETEGMMLYSQKQLEKFVEKAHEANLQLAIHAIGDKTVEVVLKILEKELGKVPKENHRHRLEHVSVLNPRLIKKMREIGVIASVQPHFVVSDFWIVDRLGKARARWAYAFKSLFKEGIMNMGGSDAPVEPISPILGVYAAVARKTFPQEQLTVEEALRLYTINAAYGSFEEDIKGSIEKGKLADFVVLSQDPYKTAPKQIKNIKVEMTIVGGNTVYTRKQ; encoded by the coding sequence ATGCTATACGCTGACTTGGTTCTTGTAAATGGCAATATAGTCACTATGAATTCTGCACAGCCAAAAGCCCAAGCAGTAGCAATAAAAAATGGCAAATTTGTCACAGTCGGCACTAACAGGCAAATTCTTTCTTATGCTGAGGAAAACACCAAGAGAATAGACCTTAAGGGCAAGACAGTCGTTCCAGGCTTCGTTGATGCACACGTGCATGGCGCGTCACTGGGGCGGGTCTTATCTCAAATTAATCTACGTAACGTAAAATCAATAAAGGAAATCCAGCGAAAAGTCAAGCAATGGACTAAGAAAACCGCTGTGGGTAAGTGGATAATTGGCAGAGGATGGGATCAAGACAAGCTCATTGAACATCGATATCCTTCACGTTTTGACCTAGATCAAGCAGCACCTCGCCACCCAGTTTTTTTGCTACGCGTATGCGGACACCTTGGTGTGGTTAACTCAAAAGCTATGAGACTCGCTGGAATCACGGAGCAGACAGAACCGCCCGAAGGTGGATGTATAGACAAAGACCCAAAAACTGGTGAGCTGAATGGTATTCTGCAAGAGAACGCTCGTAACCTTATTTACAAGGTTTTACCTGAGTCTAGTGAGAAAAACCTTACGAGCATATGTTTGTTGGCTTGTCAGAGAATGGTTGAAGAAGGTATAACCACCGCTCATTGGATAATAAGCTCAGCAAGTGAATTGCATGTGCTTCAAAAATTAAATAGTCGCAACATGCTTCCACTACGTATCTACGTGTTGATACCAGTCGAATTTCTTGACAACCTTGTCGAGTTGGGTTTATCAACAGGCTTTGGAGGCGACAAAATTAAAGTTGGCAGCATCAAAATATTGGCAGACGGCTCTCTAGGAGCAAGAACGGCAGCACTAAAACAACCTTACAATGACACGCCAGAAACTGAAGGAATGATGCTTTATTCACAAAAACAGCTGGAGAAATTTGTGGAAAAAGCGCATGAAGCCAATTTGCAGCTAGCCATCCACGCCATAGGCGACAAAACAGTTGAAGTGGTGCTGAAAATCTTGGAGAAAGAGCTTGGGAAGGTGCCGAAAGAAAATCACCGTCACAGACTGGAACACGTTTCTGTTCTTAATCCGCGGCTAATAAAGAAAATGAGAGAAATCGGCGTCATTGCGTCTGTGCAGCCTCACTTTGTGGTTTCGGATTTTTGGATAGTAGATCGTTTGGGAAAAGCTAGAGCTAGATGGGCTTATGCGTTCAAAAGTCTCTTTAAAGAAGGAATAATGAATATGGGGGGCTCTGACGCTCCAGTAGAACCCATCAGCCCAATCTTAGGCGTTTACGCTGCGGTTGCAAGAAAAACGTTTCCACAAGAACAGTTAACCGTCGAAGAAGCTTTACGACTTTACACCATAAATGCTGCCTACGGCTCCTTCGAAGAAGACATCAAGGGTTCGATAGAGAAAGGTAAACTTGCCGACTTTGTGGTGCTCTCCCAAGACCCTTACAAAACTGCACCCAAACAAATTAAGAATATAAAGGTAGAGATGACAATAGTCGGCGGCAACACCGTTTACACCAGAAAGCAGTAA
- the endA gene encoding tRNA-intron lyase — MSKHITVEFIENFLVVWDSAQSSELYKMGYYGKPLGIPKPKIAEFNVPLILDLMEGLYLVENKIIEVEEGPKNKKVRLKELKRRARKLYDEFDSKYAVYRDLRGSGFIVTPGIKYGCDFAVYKHGPGIEHAPYMVSVKKNEEDMTATDIVKAGRLATTVRKRFIVAVPELGTEKIQYLIFKWFKA; from the coding sequence ATGAGTAAGCATATTACGGTGGAATTTATCGAAAATTTTCTTGTTGTCTGGGATTCAGCGCAGAGTTCAGAACTTTATAAGATGGGATATTACGGCAAGCCTTTAGGAATACCCAAGCCAAAAATAGCCGAGTTCAACGTTCCACTAATCCTAGACCTCATGGAAGGACTATATCTAGTCGAAAACAAAATCATAGAGGTGGAGGAAGGCCCGAAAAATAAGAAGGTGAGGTTGAAGGAGCTTAAGCGAAGAGCTCGCAAACTGTACGACGAGTTTGACTCAAAATATGCGGTTTACCGCGACTTAAGAGGAAGTGGCTTTATTGTTACTCCCGGCATCAAGTATGGATGCGACTTTGCCGTTTACAAGCATGGACCTGGAATTGAACATGCGCCTTATATGGTGTCAGTAAAGAAGAATGAAGAGGACATGACGGCGACTGACATTGTAAAGGCTGGAAGACTTGCCACAACAGTGAGAAAAAGATTCATCGTTGCAGTGCCAGAGCTTGGAACAGAAAAGATTCAGTATTTAATATTTAAATGGTTCAAAGCGTAA
- a CDS encoding tRNA uridine(34) 5-carboxymethylaminomethyl modification radical SAM/GNAT enzyme Elp3, which yields MNREVCREIIESLMKIPKPTKEDVNIAKVKVAGKQGLACVTPNSELIQCLNPHEKRKLLSVLKRKATRTISGVTIIAAMTKPWPCPHDAPCAYCPGGPSQGVPQSYTGYEPAAMRGIQNQYDPYMQVRSRIKQLKAIGHVVDKVELIVMGGTFPNTPTDYQEGFVKGCLDALIGTETESLEETKRLAETSKIRNVGITVETRPDWAKRKQIDHMLSMGVTRVEVGVQNVYDDIYRHVKRGHTVKDVVEATRMLKDAGLKVLYHLMPGLPGSGFERDLEGFKTVFADSDFKPDMIKIYPCLVLKGTRAYEWWRNGKYTPYSTEEAVRLIAEVKKLVPPWVRIMRIQRDIPAYLVEAGVKKSNLRQLVLKRLEQEGVRCRCIRCREVGHRWLRDKVKPDPENVQILSVREKASEGVNVFISAEDPVNDVLIGYLRLRIPSENPHRPEILSEPSSIVRELHVYGYLVPIGKRIARAWQHKGYGAVLLSEAERISKEEYGRRKVVVISALGTKRYYMRFGYKYDGPYMSKMLKRQKS from the coding sequence ATGAACCGAGAAGTCTGCCGCGAAATCATCGAATCCCTAATGAAGATTCCCAAACCCACAAAAGAAGACGTTAACATAGCCAAGGTAAAAGTTGCAGGCAAGCAAGGCTTGGCATGTGTTACTCCCAACTCAGAACTAATACAATGCCTAAACCCCCATGAAAAACGGAAACTATTGTCCGTGCTGAAAAGGAAAGCCACACGCACCATCTCCGGCGTCACAATAATTGCAGCAATGACAAAGCCGTGGCCATGTCCTCATGATGCTCCGTGCGCCTATTGTCCAGGAGGCCCTTCTCAAGGAGTTCCGCAGAGTTATACGGGTTATGAGCCAGCGGCTATGCGAGGAATACAGAACCAGTACGACCCTTACATGCAGGTTAGGAGCCGCATAAAACAACTGAAAGCGATTGGCCACGTAGTTGACAAGGTGGAACTGATAGTTATGGGCGGCACGTTCCCAAACACGCCTACAGATTATCAGGAAGGTTTTGTTAAAGGATGCTTAGACGCACTAATAGGGACTGAAACAGAGAGCCTTGAAGAGACTAAAAGGCTTGCCGAGACTAGCAAGATTCGCAATGTAGGCATCACTGTCGAAACCCGCCCCGACTGGGCTAAAAGAAAGCAAATAGACCACATGCTGTCCATGGGCGTAACTCGTGTGGAGGTTGGAGTGCAGAACGTTTACGACGACATCTATCGCCATGTTAAACGAGGCCACACAGTCAAAGACGTAGTTGAAGCCACACGCATGCTAAAAGACGCGGGTTTGAAGGTGCTTTATCACCTCATGCCCGGGTTGCCAGGGTCAGGTTTTGAGAGAGACTTGGAAGGATTCAAAACGGTTTTTGCTGACTCGGATTTCAAGCCTGATATGATCAAGATTTATCCATGTCTTGTTTTGAAAGGCACCAGGGCTTATGAGTGGTGGAGGAATGGTAAATACACTCCCTACTCCACAGAAGAAGCTGTTAGACTTATTGCTGAGGTAAAGAAGCTTGTTCCTCCGTGGGTTCGTATTATGCGGATTCAGCGGGACATCCCAGCCTATTTGGTTGAGGCGGGAGTTAAGAAGAGTAACCTTAGGCAACTTGTTTTGAAGAGGCTGGAACAGGAGGGTGTGAGGTGTCGTTGTATAAGGTGTCGCGAGGTGGGGCACCGATGGCTCAGAGACAAAGTTAAACCTGACCCTGAAAATGTGCAAATTCTTTCGGTGAGAGAGAAAGCCTCAGAAGGAGTTAACGTGTTTATTTCTGCCGAAGACCCTGTTAACGACGTTCTCATAGGGTATCTGCGACTGCGCATACCTTCCGAAAATCCTCATCGACCCGAAATACTGTCCGAGCCTTCTTCGATTGTGCGTGAGCTTCACGTGTATGGCTATCTTGTTCCGATCGGGAAGCGCATTGCTAGAGCGTGGCAGCACAAGGGTTACGGCGCTGTCTTACTTTCTGAGGCGGAACGAATCTCAAAGGAAGAGTATGGTAGGCGAAAAGTTGTAGTTATAAGCGCCTTAGGAACAAAAAGGTACTACATGCGTTTCGGCTACAAATACGACGGTCCCTACATGTCTAAAATGTTGAAGAGGCAAAAGAGTTGA
- a CDS encoding PadR family transcriptional regulator, producing MNPEKCCNVEPPECCDMRGMLSFYILWLLSKKSMYGQEIAAEIGRRRGSKPNPGTIYPALKELEKRDLVRSSIKGRKTTYHLTKKGEKGMLNACKYFCRAFGEIFREYVDEIQ from the coding sequence ATGAACCCTGAAAAATGTTGTAACGTCGAACCTCCAGAATGCTGTGACATGAGAGGAATGCTTTCTTTTTACATACTCTGGTTGCTTTCAAAGAAATCCATGTATGGACAAGAAATTGCAGCCGAAATAGGTAGGAGAAGGGGCAGCAAACCTAATCCAGGAACGATATATCCCGCTCTGAAAGAGCTGGAAAAACGGGACTTAGTGAGGTCAAGTATCAAGGGGAGAAAGACAACTTATCATCTTACCAAAAAAGGCGAAAAAGGAATGCTAAATGCTTGTAAATACTTTTGTAGAGCTTTTGGAGAGATCTTCCGAGAATACGTTGATGAAATACAGTGA